A genomic window from Bradyrhizobium lupini includes:
- a CDS encoding S41 family peptidase: MMRKTSVILLSAATGAALTLFVTQPRAVFMGSSARAATADTYRQLNLFGDVFERVRSDYVEKPDDTKLIESAISGMLTGLDPHSSYMDAKSFRDMQVQTRGEFGGLGIEVTMEDGLIKVVSPIDDTPASRAGVMANDIITNLDDEAVQGLTLNQAVEKMRGPVNTKIKLKIIRKGQDNPIDVTLVRDNIRVRSVRARVEADDIAYIRITTFNEQTTEGLKREVANLSNQIGDKLKGYVIDLRNNPGGLLEEAVTVSDSFLEKGEIVSTRGRNAEETQRRTAHTGDLTKGKPVIVLVNGGSASASEIVAGALQDHKRATIVGTRSFGKGSVQTIIPLGSGNGALRLTTARYYTPSGKSIQAKGIVPDIEVLQDVPDELKSRTDTKGEASLRGHLKNDGDEKTGSQSYVPPDAKDDKALKLADDLLHGIKNSASAAPTPGGDKATTDKPKAAN, from the coding sequence ATGATGCGCAAGACTTCAGTTATCCTCCTCAGCGCGGCCACCGGTGCGGCGCTGACGCTGTTCGTGACGCAACCGCGCGCGGTCTTCATGGGCTCCAGCGCGCGAGCCGCCACTGCGGACACCTATCGCCAGCTCAATTTGTTCGGCGACGTGTTCGAGCGCGTGCGCTCGGACTATGTCGAGAAGCCCGACGACACCAAGCTGATCGAATCCGCGATCAGCGGCATGCTTACCGGTCTCGATCCGCATTCGAGCTACATGGACGCCAAGAGCTTCCGCGACATGCAGGTGCAGACCCGCGGTGAGTTCGGCGGCCTCGGCATCGAAGTCACGATGGAAGACGGCCTGATCAAGGTGGTCTCGCCGATCGACGACACCCCGGCCTCGCGCGCCGGTGTCATGGCCAACGACATCATCACCAATCTCGACGACGAGGCGGTGCAGGGCCTGACCCTGAACCAGGCGGTCGAGAAGATGCGCGGCCCGGTCAACACCAAGATCAAGCTGAAGATCATCCGCAAGGGCCAGGACAATCCGATCGACGTCACGCTGGTGCGCGACAACATCCGCGTCCGTTCGGTGCGCGCCCGCGTCGAGGCCGACGACATCGCCTATATCCGCATCACCACCTTCAACGAGCAAACCACCGAAGGCCTGAAGCGCGAGGTCGCCAACCTCTCGAATCAGATCGGCGACAAGCTGAAGGGCTACGTCATCGACCTCCGCAACAACCCGGGCGGCCTGCTCGAGGAAGCGGTCACCGTCTCCGACTCCTTCCTGGAGAAGGGCGAGATCGTCTCGACCCGCGGCCGCAATGCCGAGGAGACCCAGCGCCGTACCGCGCATACGGGCGACCTCACCAAGGGCAAGCCGGTCATCGTGCTGGTCAACGGCGGCTCGGCTTCGGCGTCGGAGATCGTCGCCGGCGCGCTGCAGGACCACAAGCGTGCGACCATCGTCGGCACACGCTCGTTCGGCAAGGGCTCGGTGCAGACCATCATTCCGCTCGGCTCCGGCAACGGCGCGCTGCGTCTGACCACGGCGCGCTATTACACGCCGTCGGGCAAGTCGATCCAGGCCAAGGGCATCGTGCCCGACATCGAAGTGCTGCAGGACGTGCCGGACGAGCTGAAGTCGCGTACCGACACCAAGGGCGAAGCTTCGCTGCGCGGCCATCTCAAGAACGACGGCGACGAGAAGACCGGCTCGCAGTCCTACGTTCCGCCGGACGCCAAGGACGACAAGGCGCTCAAGCTCGCCGACGATCTGCTCCACGGCATCAAGAACAGCGCGTCCGCGGCGCCCACGCCGGGCGGCGACAAGGCCACAACCGACAAGCCCAAAGCGGCGAACTAG
- a CDS encoding murein hydrolase activator EnvC, whose protein sequence is MRAPIFNLLLIAGVAGASLAQAQTPAPQTAAVAPDAIKQREQELEAARASKKSAEEAQAKLKAEITSLGQDRTQLNQQLIDTAANVRTVETKIDEAEARLRSLNGREQAMRSSLDSRRADIVEVLAALQRAGRRTPPALLVRPEDALQSLRTAMLLGAVVPELRGRAEKIAGELGELVALRKTIATERDQLASDRDKVRNDQTRLAALVDERQRQQASREKDLDAENARAVALSRQVGDLQGLIAKMEQDLQSAAKAAEKAAEAAKQAEAKAAANAAASAKTGPGTFKDRSRTTPAMAFAAAKGLLPLPVNGNKIRDFGGSDGLGGVQKGISLATRPGSQVTTPCDGWVVYAGPFRSYGQLLILNAGGGYHVLIAGMERISVNIGQFVLTGEPVATMGSTSQVASILATNASQPVLYVEFRKDGTPIDPGPWWAANEGEKVRG, encoded by the coding sequence ATGCGAGCGCCGATTTTCAACCTGCTGCTGATCGCCGGCGTTGCCGGCGCAAGCCTCGCGCAAGCTCAGACGCCTGCACCGCAGACTGCGGCCGTAGCGCCCGATGCGATCAAGCAGCGCGAGCAGGAGCTCGAAGCCGCGCGCGCCAGCAAGAAGAGCGCTGAGGAAGCGCAGGCCAAGCTCAAGGCCGAGATCACCTCGCTCGGCCAGGACCGCACCCAGCTCAATCAACAGTTGATCGACACCGCCGCCAATGTGCGCACCGTCGAGACCAAGATCGACGAGGCCGAAGCGCGGCTGCGATCGCTGAACGGCCGCGAACAGGCGATGCGCAGCTCGCTCGATTCACGCCGCGCCGACATCGTCGAGGTGCTGGCGGCCTTGCAGCGCGCCGGAAGGCGGACGCCGCCGGCACTTCTGGTACGGCCCGAGGATGCCCTGCAATCGCTGCGCACGGCGATGCTGCTCGGTGCCGTGGTGCCGGAGTTGCGCGGCCGTGCCGAGAAGATCGCGGGCGAGCTCGGCGAGCTCGTGGCCTTGCGCAAGACCATCGCGACCGAGCGCGACCAGCTTGCCTCCGACCGCGACAAGGTGCGCAACGACCAGACCCGGCTCGCGGCTCTGGTCGACGAACGGCAGCGTCAGCAGGCGTCGCGCGAAAAGGACCTCGACGCCGAGAACGCGCGCGCCGTTGCGCTCTCAAGACAGGTCGGCGATCTCCAGGGGCTGATCGCCAAGATGGAGCAGGATCTGCAAAGCGCCGCCAAGGCGGCCGAGAAAGCAGCTGAGGCCGCCAAGCAGGCCGAGGCCAAGGCGGCTGCAAACGCGGCCGCCAGCGCCAAGACCGGCCCCGGCACATTCAAGGATCGTTCCCGCACCACCCCTGCGATGGCCTTCGCCGCGGCCAAGGGCCTCCTGCCTCTGCCGGTTAACGGTAACAAGATCAGGGATTTCGGCGGTTCGGACGGGCTCGGCGGGGTCCAGAAGGGCATTTCGCTGGCGACGCGGCCCGGCTCCCAGGTCACGACGCCGTGTGATGGCTGGGTGGTCTATGCCGGCCCGTTCCGCAGCTATGGACAACTCTTGATCCTCAATGCCGGGGGCGGGTATCATGTGCTGATCGCCGGGATGGAGCGCATTTCGGTCAACATCGGACAATTCGTGCTCACGGGGGAGCCTGTCGCGACCATGGGGTCGACCTCTCAAGTCGCCTCCATTCTCGCCACGAACGCGAGTCAACCTGTGCTCTATGTCGAGTTCCGCAAAGACGGCACTCCAATCGATCCAGGCCCATGGTGGGCCGCAAATGAAGGCGAGAAGGTTCGCGGATGA
- the rsfS gene encoding ribosome silencing factor has translation MKAQPDADKTLSLILSRLDDMKAEETVTIDLRGKSAYSDYMIVTTGRVNRHVGAIAENVAKGLKENGIKNIHVEGLPNCDWVLIDSGDVIVHVFRPEVREFYSLERLYTQGPGAAKAI, from the coding sequence TTGAAGGCGCAACCCGACGCCGACAAGACGCTGAGCCTGATCCTCTCCCGCCTCGACGACATGAAGGCGGAAGAGACTGTGACCATCGACCTTCGCGGCAAATCGGCCTACTCCGACTACATGATCGTCACCACCGGCCGGGTGAACCGGCACGTCGGCGCGATCGCGGAGAACGTCGCCAAAGGCCTCAAGGAAAACGGCATCAAGAACATCCACGTCGAGGGCTTGCCCAATTGCGACTGGGTGCTGATCGATTCCGGCGATGTGATCGTGCACGTGTTCAGACCCGAGGTCCGCGAGTTCTACAGTCTCGAGAGATTGTACACGCAGGGCCCAGGGGCGGCGAAGGCGATCTGA
- a CDS encoding nicotinate-nucleotide adenylyltransferase has product MRIGLLGGSFNPPHQAHRAISQFALKRLQLDRVWWLVTPGNPLKENGALHELGARMQAAREMADDPRIEVSCLESVIRTRYTIDTINTLRRRLSGLRFVWIMGADNLAQFHRWQHWRRIADQVPIAVIDRPPQSFRALASPAAQALRRYRMPENEAALLADRPAPAWVFLTGMKLNLSSTGLRNPDGSWKGTK; this is encoded by the coding sequence ATGCGCATCGGCCTGCTCGGCGGCTCGTTCAACCCGCCGCACCAGGCCCATCGCGCGATCAGCCAGTTCGCGCTGAAACGACTCCAGCTCGATCGCGTGTGGTGGCTGGTGACGCCAGGCAATCCGCTGAAGGAGAACGGCGCGCTGCATGAGCTCGGCGCGCGCATGCAGGCGGCGCGCGAAATGGCCGACGATCCCAGGATCGAGGTGAGCTGTCTCGAATCCGTCATTCGCACGCGCTATACCATCGATACGATCAACACCTTGCGCCGCCGCCTCTCGGGCTTGCGCTTTGTCTGGATCATGGGCGCCGACAACCTCGCTCAATTCCATCGTTGGCAGCACTGGCGGCGCATCGCCGACCAGGTGCCGATCGCGGTCATCGACCGTCCGCCGCAGAGTTTTCGCGCCCTCGCCTCTCCCGCCGCCCAGGCGCTCAGGCGCTATCGGATGCCGGAGAATGAGGCCGCCTTGCTCGCGGACCGGCCCGCGCCAGCCTGGGTGTTCCTGACCGGAATGAAGCTGAATCTCTCGTCGACCGGCTTACGGAACCCGGACGGAAGCTGGAAAGGTACGAAGTGA
- the proB gene encoding glutamate 5-kinase, producing MASPELSQFRRIVVKVGSALLVDSDKGEVRASWLAALADDMAKLHREGRDVLVVSSGSIALGRSRLKLPRGPLKLEESQAAAAVGQIALARIWSEVLGAHGIGAGQILVTLQDTEERRRYLNARSTIGKLLEWRAIPVINENDTVATNEIRYGDNDRLAARVATMASADLLVLLSDIDGLYDAPPKNNPNAKLIPVVDSISSEIEAVAGDAESELSRGGMRTKVEAAKIATTGGTHMLIASGKIEHPLQAIADGGRCTWFLTPANPITSRKRWIAGSLEPKGTLTIDAGAVAALRAGASLLPAGVIKVEGQFARGDAVIVRGPDTSEVGRGLIAYDADDAERIKGRSSPDVMAILGISGRSEMIHRDDLVVGG from the coding sequence ATGGCCAGCCCCGAACTCAGTCAATTCCGCCGCATCGTCGTCAAGGTCGGCTCCGCGCTGCTGGTCGATTCCGACAAGGGCGAGGTGCGCGCGTCCTGGCTTGCCGCGCTCGCCGACGACATGGCCAAGCTGCATCGCGAGGGGCGTGACGTGCTCGTCGTCTCCTCCGGCTCGATCGCGCTCGGCCGCAGCCGCCTGAAATTGCCGCGCGGCCCGCTGAAGCTGGAGGAGAGTCAGGCAGCCGCCGCCGTCGGTCAGATCGCGCTCGCCCGCATCTGGTCGGAGGTGCTTGGCGCCCACGGCATCGGCGCCGGCCAGATCCTGGTGACGCTGCAGGACACCGAGGAGCGCCGCCGCTATCTCAACGCGCGCTCCACTATCGGCAAGCTGCTGGAGTGGCGCGCGATCCCCGTGATCAACGAGAACGACACGGTCGCCACCAACGAGATCCGCTACGGCGACAACGACCGCCTCGCCGCGCGCGTCGCCACGATGGCGAGCGCCGACCTGCTGGTGCTGCTGTCCGACATCGACGGGCTCTACGACGCCCCGCCGAAGAACAACCCGAACGCCAAGCTCATTCCCGTCGTCGACAGCATCTCCTCCGAGATCGAGGCTGTGGCAGGCGACGCCGAGTCCGAGCTGTCGCGCGGCGGCATGCGCACCAAGGTCGAAGCCGCCAAGATCGCGACCACCGGCGGCACGCATATGCTGATCGCCTCGGGCAAGATCGAGCATCCGTTGCAGGCGATCGCCGATGGCGGCCGCTGCACCTGGTTCCTGACGCCGGCCAATCCCATCACCTCGCGAAAACGCTGGATCGCGGGCTCGCTTGAGCCGAAGGGTACGCTGACGATCGACGCCGGCGCGGTCGCGGCCCTGCGCGCCGGCGCCAGCCTGCTGCCGGCCGGCGTGATCAAGGTCGAGGGCCAGTTCGCCCGCGGCGACGCCGTGATCGTGCGCGGCCCCGACACCAGCGAGGTCGGCCGCGGCCTGATCGCCTACGACGCCGACGATGCCGAGCGGATCAAGGGCCGCTCCTCCCCGGATGTCATGGCCATCCTCGGCATCAGCGGGCGGTCCGAGATGATCCACCGGGATGATCTGGTGGTGGGCGGGTAA
- a CDS encoding tripartite tricarboxylate transporter substrate-binding protein, giving the protein MVLVTTGPTMYLLPMVETIPSFDAAKDFVPVSLLARFEFALVISPAVDAVDFKSFAAWLKAHPDRTSFGVPSSGTIPHFMGSKLEKDLGIPLSRVPYRGSAAILNDLVGGHVPFGITTLADALAQHRAKGVKIIAVSSAERSPFASEVPTLKESGIDLVADAWYGMWLPAGSSPEFASKLGAAASAALAKPEVKEKLTAIGLIPVGSSAEGLTKELAANTAFWQPVVKATGYKIEN; this is encoded by the coding sequence ATGGTGCTGGTGACGACCGGACCCACGATGTACCTGCTGCCGATGGTCGAGACGATTCCGAGCTTCGATGCTGCAAAGGATTTCGTCCCGGTCTCGCTGCTGGCGCGCTTTGAATTTGCGCTGGTGATCAGCCCGGCGGTCGACGCTGTGGATTTCAAGTCGTTCGCGGCCTGGCTGAAGGCACATCCGGATAGGACCTCGTTCGGCGTACCCAGCAGCGGCACCATTCCGCATTTCATGGGCTCGAAGCTGGAGAAGGACCTCGGCATTCCCTTGAGCCGCGTGCCCTATCGCGGCAGCGCAGCTATCCTCAACGACCTCGTCGGCGGCCATGTTCCGTTCGGGATCACCACGCTGGCCGACGCGCTTGCGCAGCATCGCGCCAAGGGCGTGAAGATCATCGCGGTGAGCAGCGCGGAACGTTCGCCCTTTGCCTCAGAGGTGCCGACCTTGAAAGAGAGCGGCATCGATCTCGTCGCCGACGCCTGGTACGGCATGTGGCTTCCCGCCGGCAGCTCGCCGGAATTCGCAAGCAAGCTCGGCGCGGCCGCAAGCGCCGCGCTCGCCAAGCCCGAGGTGAAGGAGAAGCTCACCGCGATCGGTCTGATCCCGGTGGGCAGCAGCGCGGAAGGTCTGACCAAGGAGCTCGCCGCCAACACCGCGTTCTGGCAGCCGGTCGTGAAGGCGACGGGGTACAAGATCGAGAATTAG
- a CDS encoding alkaline phosphatase family protein — translation MARAKNVLWIMCDQLRYDYLGCTGHPTLKTPNIDAMAKRGVLFSKAYVQSPICGPSRMSFYTGRYMRSHGSHWNGWPLRVGEPTLGDHLKKLGVRYVLVGKTHMAPDLEGMKALGIPPESMIGVHVAECGFEPYERDDGLHPTGRPRPKYDEYLRQQGFDAPNPWEHWANSGAAEDGSLQNGWLLVHADKAARVPDEHSETPYMTRRAMDFIGEAETDGRPWCLHLSYIKPHWPYIAPEPYASMYSTSDMIPVIRSERERQNPHPVFGAYMDMRYSRNMARDDAREKVIPTYMGLITQIDAQMGVLMKFLEERDLLDTTMIVFTSDHGDYLGDHWMGEKDLFHEQSAKIPLIIIDPSKEADATRGTRNDALVEAIDLAPTFVDYFGGKVPGHILEGRSLLPLLRGESPPDWRKVAFSEYDYVMQDVRLKLNQPIERCRLFMVFDGRWKYIHASGFLPMLYDLETDPEEFLDRGDDPECAGVIARLQAELFDWALHPNDHITTPREKIAAYADNQLQVKGGILIGVWDEAELASIKDGIAQRAKL, via the coding sequence ATGGCGCGCGCGAAGAACGTTCTCTGGATCATGTGCGACCAGCTTCGCTATGACTATCTCGGCTGCACCGGCCATCCCACGCTGAAGACACCGAACATCGACGCCATGGCGAAGCGCGGCGTGCTCTTCAGCAAGGCCTATGTGCAGTCGCCGATCTGCGGCCCCTCGCGGATGTCGTTCTACACCGGGCGCTACATGCGCTCGCACGGCTCGCACTGGAACGGCTGGCCGTTGCGGGTCGGCGAGCCCACCCTCGGCGATCACCTCAAGAAGCTCGGCGTGCGCTACGTGCTGGTCGGCAAGACCCACATGGCGCCCGATCTCGAAGGCATGAAGGCGCTCGGCATCCCGCCGGAATCGATGATCGGCGTGCACGTCGCCGAATGCGGGTTTGAGCCCTATGAGCGTGACGACGGCCTGCATCCCACGGGGCGGCCGCGTCCGAAATACGACGAATATCTGCGCCAGCAGGGCTTTGATGCGCCCAATCCCTGGGAGCATTGGGCCAATTCAGGCGCGGCCGAGGACGGCTCGCTCCAGAACGGCTGGCTGCTCGTGCATGCCGACAAGGCCGCGCGCGTGCCGGACGAGCATTCCGAGACGCCCTACATGACGCGACGCGCCATGGATTTCATCGGCGAGGCCGAGACCGACGGCAGGCCGTGGTGCCTGCATCTGTCCTACATCAAGCCGCACTGGCCCTACATCGCGCCCGAACCCTACGCCAGCATGTATTCGACATCGGACATGATCCCGGTGATCCGCTCCGAGCGCGAGCGGCAGAACCCGCATCCGGTGTTCGGCGCCTATATGGACATGCGCTACTCCCGCAACATGGCGCGCGACGATGCCCGCGAGAAGGTGATCCCGACCTATATGGGCCTGATCACCCAGATCGACGCCCAGATGGGCGTGCTGATGAAGTTCCTGGAGGAGCGCGACCTGCTGGACACCACCATGATCGTGTTCACCTCCGATCACGGCGACTATCTCGGCGATCACTGGATGGGCGAGAAGGATCTGTTCCACGAGCAGTCGGCGAAGATCCCGCTCATCATCATCGATCCCTCGAAGGAGGCGGATGCGACGCGTGGCACGCGCAACGATGCGCTGGTCGAAGCCATCGATCTCGCGCCGACCTTCGTCGACTATTTCGGCGGCAAGGTGCCGGGCCATATCCTCGAGGGACGCTCGCTGCTGCCGCTGCTGCGCGGCGAGAGTCCGCCGGATTGGCGCAAGGTGGCGTTCTCCGAATACGACTATGTCATGCAGGACGTGCGGCTGAAGCTGAATCAGCCGATCGAACGCTGTCGCCTGTTCATGGTGTTCGACGGCCGCTGGAAATACATCCACGCCTCAGGCTTCCTCCCGATGCTGTACGACCTCGAAACCGATCCGGAAGAGTTTCTGGATCGCGGCGACGATCCCGAGTGCGCCGGCGTCATCGCTCGACTGCAGGCCGAGCTGTTCGACTGGGCGCTGCATCCCAACGACCACATCACGACGCCGCGCGAGAAGATCGCCGCCTATGCCGACAACCAGCTCCAGGTGAAGGGCGGGATTTTGATCGGTGTTTGGGACGAAGCGGAGCTGGCGTCGATCAAGGACGGGATCGCGCAGCGCGCGAAGCTGTGA
- the obgE gene encoding GTPase ObgE — MKFLDEAKVYIRSGDGGNGCVAFRREKFIEFGGPSGGNGGRGGNVIIEVADGLNTLIDYRYQQHFKAQKGENGSGSDRHGANGKSIVLKVPIGTQIFDEDRETMIHDFTTVGEKFVLAEGGNGGFGNAHFKTSTNRAPRNANPGQPGEERWIWLRLKLIADAGLVGLPNAGKSTFLAKVSAAKPKIADYPFTTLHPQLGVVNADGREFVLADIPGLIEGAHEGVGLGDRFLAHVERCRVLLHLIDATCEHAGKAYKTVRTELDAYAGQLTDKIEIVALNKIDAIEPDELKKQKERLKRAAKKTPLLLSAVTGDGVQEALRSLADVIGESPVSAKAKSAAEAEPWSV; from the coding sequence ATGAAATTCCTAGACGAAGCAAAGGTCTATATCCGCTCCGGCGACGGCGGAAACGGCTGCGTGGCGTTCCGCCGCGAAAAATTCATTGAATTCGGCGGCCCCTCCGGCGGCAATGGTGGCCGCGGCGGCAATGTCATCATCGAGGTCGCCGACGGGCTGAACACGCTGATCGACTATCGCTACCAGCAGCACTTCAAGGCCCAGAAGGGCGAGAACGGCTCGGGCTCGGACCGCCACGGCGCCAATGGCAAGTCGATCGTGCTGAAGGTCCCCATCGGCACGCAGATCTTCGATGAAGATCGCGAGACCATGATCCACGATTTCACCACTGTCGGCGAAAAGTTCGTGCTGGCCGAGGGCGGCAATGGCGGCTTCGGCAACGCCCATTTCAAGACCTCGACCAATCGCGCGCCGCGCAATGCCAATCCGGGCCAGCCCGGCGAGGAGCGCTGGATCTGGCTGCGGCTGAAGCTGATCGCGGATGCCGGCCTCGTCGGCCTGCCCAATGCCGGCAAATCGACCTTCCTCGCCAAGGTCAGCGCGGCCAAGCCGAAGATCGCCGACTATCCCTTCACCACGCTGCATCCGCAGCTCGGCGTCGTGAATGCCGACGGCCGCGAATTCGTGCTGGCGGACATTCCGGGCCTGATCGAAGGCGCGCATGAAGGCGTCGGTCTCGGCGACCGCTTCCTCGCCCATGTCGAGCGCTGCCGCGTGCTGCTGCATCTCATCGATGCGACCTGCGAGCACGCCGGCAAGGCCTACAAGACGGTGCGAACGGAGCTGGACGCCTATGCCGGGCAGCTCACCGACAAGATCGAGATCGTCGCGCTGAACAAGATCGACGCGATCGAGCCGGACGAGTTGAAGAAGCAGAAGGAGCGGCTGAAGCGCGCCGCCAAGAAGACGCCGCTGCTGCTCTCCGCCGTCACCGGTGACGGCGTGCAGGAAGCGTTGCGCTCTCTTGCGGATGTGATCGGCGAGAGCCCGGTGTCTGCGAAAGCGAAGAGCGCGGCCGAAGCGGAGCCGTGGTCGGTTTGA
- a CDS encoding DMT family transporter — protein sequence MPLFKNLSAYDERSARLAGIALMVLSIFMFSFGDAMGKFLVGTYSVGQLLFLRACAALLLLSPLVWRQRHQFLHLERSGLQLFRVVLSTLEVAAFFLATVYLPLADVITYYLAGPIFVTAMSAMFLGEKVGWRRWTAILIGFCGVLIALRPSAQTVSLPALIALGGSLSFATLMLITRSLRKTPDIVMASSQFVGTFLLGAVLSAFHWVPPTSGSLVIFALAGCVSVTALFCVNRSLKLAPASVVVPYQYSMIVWAVIFGFVVFGDVPEIATIVGAAIIIGAGFYIYLRERDLGRGDADVNPPA from the coding sequence ATGCCCCTGTTCAAGAATCTATCGGCCTATGACGAACGCTCGGCGCGCCTTGCCGGGATTGCGCTCATGGTGCTGTCGATCTTCATGTTCTCGTTTGGCGATGCCATGGGCAAGTTCCTGGTCGGGACTTATTCGGTGGGGCAGCTGCTGTTCCTGCGCGCCTGCGCGGCGCTGCTGCTGCTGTCGCCGTTGGTCTGGCGGCAGCGTCACCAGTTCCTGCATCTGGAGCGGTCGGGCCTCCAGCTCTTTCGCGTCGTGCTGTCGACGCTGGAAGTGGCGGCCTTCTTCCTTGCGACGGTCTACCTGCCGCTCGCCGACGTCATCACCTATTATCTCGCCGGGCCCATTTTCGTCACCGCGATGTCGGCGATGTTTCTCGGCGAGAAGGTCGGCTGGCGGCGCTGGACGGCGATCCTGATCGGCTTCTGCGGCGTCCTGATCGCGCTGCGGCCCTCGGCACAGACGGTGAGCCTGCCGGCGCTGATCGCGCTTGGCGGCAGTCTTTCCTTCGCAACGCTGATGCTGATCACGCGCAGCCTGCGCAAGACGCCCGATATCGTGATGGCGTCGTCGCAATTCGTCGGCACGTTCTTGCTGGGCGCGGTGCTGTCGGCGTTCCACTGGGTGCCGCCGACATCGGGCAGCCTCGTGATCTTCGCGCTGGCGGGATGCGTCTCGGTCACGGCGCTGTTCTGCGTCAACCGATCGCTCAAGCTCGCGCCGGCCAGCGTCGTCGTGCCCTATCAATATTCGATGATCGTCTGGGCGGTGATCTTCGGCTTCGTCGTGTTCGGCGACGTGCCCGAAATCGCCACCATCGTCGGCGCCGCCATCATCATCGGCGCCGGGTTCTATATTTATTTGCGTGAGCGCGATCTGGGGCGCGGGGACGCGGATGTGAATCCGCCAGCGTGA
- a CDS encoding GNAT family N-acetyltransferase, with product MLQDFSSVTLREARPSVVATERLTLRRPTLADVRTIALLANDPRVAENTRRLPHPYSQDDAVAFIRATAAPGGETVFLIEHDSGPIGMVGIDCSTPGNAELGYWLGVEHWGRGFATEAARGAIDFFFEEFEDDHLYAGARVTNPASRNVLEKCGFQWSGVQLHRFLALGSSTPVDCFRLSRGVWASLKSWSSARRVR from the coding sequence ATGTTGCAGGATTTTTCGAGCGTGACCTTGCGGGAGGCGAGACCCAGCGTCGTCGCCACCGAGCGGCTGACGTTGCGGCGGCCGACCCTCGCCGACGTCAGGACCATCGCCCTCCTCGCCAACGATCCTCGCGTTGCCGAAAACACCAGGCGCCTCCCGCATCCCTATTCGCAGGACGACGCCGTCGCCTTCATCCGCGCCACCGCCGCGCCCGGCGGCGAGACGGTGTTCCTGATCGAGCATGACAGCGGCCCCATCGGCATGGTCGGCATCGACTGCTCGACGCCCGGCAATGCGGAGCTCGGCTATTGGCTCGGCGTCGAGCATTGGGGCCGCGGCTTTGCCACCGAGGCCGCGCGCGGCGCGATCGACTTCTTCTTCGAGGAGTTCGAGGACGATCATCTCTATGCAGGCGCGCGCGTCACCAACCCGGCCTCGCGCAACGTGCTGGAGAAGTGCGGCTTCCAGTGGAGCGGCGTCCAGCTGCATCGCTTCCTGGCGCTGGGCTCGTCCACGCCCGTCGACTGCTTCCGCCTCTCACGCGGCGTGTGGGCGTCGCTGAAGAGCTGGAGCAGTGCGCGGCGGGTGAGGTAG
- the rpmA gene encoding 50S ribosomal protein L27, whose product MAHKKAGGSSRNGRDSKGKRLGIKAFGGEVVIPGNIIARQRGTTWHPGLNVGMGTDHTLFAKIEGRVTFQAKANGRTFISVLPLAEAAE is encoded by the coding sequence ATGGCTCACAAAAAAGCAGGCGGTTCATCGCGCAACGGTCGCGATTCCAAGGGCAAGCGCCTCGGTATCAAGGCGTTCGGCGGGGAAGTTGTGATTCCCGGCAACATCATTGCGCGTCAGCGCGGCACCACCTGGCATCCCGGCCTTAATGTCGGCATGGGCACGGACCACACCTTGTTCGCCAAGATCGAGGGCCGCGTAACGTTCCAGGCCAAAGCCAACGGCCGCACCTTCATCTCGGTGCTCCCGCTCGCAGAGGCGGCTGAATAG
- the rplU gene encoding 50S ribosomal protein L21: MFAVIKTGGRQYRVVPDDVLEVGKIEGEVGSIVQLNEVLLVGGDTPILGLPTVAGASVAVEVLDHKRGPKVIAFKKRRRKNSRRKRGYRDEITVLRISEILTDGAKPTKGPRPKREKVAKPETTTEEAAA, translated from the coding sequence ATGTTCGCAGTCATCAAAACCGGCGGCCGGCAGTACCGCGTCGTTCCGGATGATGTCCTGGAAGTAGGCAAGATCGAAGGCGAAGTCGGCTCGATCGTGCAGCTCAATGAAGTTCTCCTGGTCGGCGGCGACACGCCGATCCTGGGTCTGCCCACGGTCGCCGGCGCGTCCGTTGCGGTCGAGGTGCTCGACCACAAGCGCGGTCCCAAGGTCATCGCTTTCAAGAAGCGCCGCCGCAAGAATTCGCGCCGCAAGCGCGGCTATCGCGACGAGATCACCGTGCTGCGCATCTCGGAGATCCTGACGGACGGCGCCAAGCCCACCAAGGGGCCGCGTCCGAAGCGGGAGAAGGTCGCCAAGCCAGAGACCACGACCGAAGAGGCCGCCGCATAA